The Verrucomicrobiota bacterium genome segment GCTCCGGGGGCAGCGCGGAAACGCCCGCGCAGCGGACCACATCGCGAAACCGCTTGGCAAGCGGGCTGAACTCAGGTAACCAACTCGCGCTTTTGTGCAATTTGGAAACCGAATGTTGTTGCGAACCGCCTTTGCGCTGGCTGTCCTCAGCCTTTTGATTTTTGCCCAGCGCGCTCGTTCCTCCAGTGGAAGCCAGTCATCGACTGCTCCGGACAAGAAGGCTCCCGCGGTGCAACCGTTGTCGCTGGCGGAACAAGCGCGCTTCGAGGCGGGCAAGGAACTTTACGCCGTCATTTGTGGCGCGTGCCATCAACCGCACGGCAACGGCCAGGAAGGCCTCGCGCCGCCGTTAGCAAACTCGGAGTGGGCCACGGGTTCGGAAGAACGTTTGATCCGAATTTCGCTCCAGGGATTGCGAGGGCCCATCAAAGTCAGCGGGAAAACCTACCAGCAGGAAATGCCCGCCCTGGCCATCCTGGAAGACGAGCAAATCGCCGCGGTGCTCACTTACATCCGGCGCGAATGGGGAAACGCCGCCGCGCCGGTCGATCCCAAGACCGTCGCGAGAATCCGCGCCGAGACGG includes the following:
- a CDS encoding cytochrome c produces the protein MLLRTAFALAVLSLLIFAQRARSSSGSQSSTAPDKKAPAVQPLSLAEQARFEAGKELYAVICGACHQPHGNGQEGLAPPLANSEWATGSEERLIRISLQGLRGPIKVSGKTYQQEMPALAILEDEQIAAVLTYIRREWGNAAAPVDPKTVARIRAETAKREDAWTEAELLKIP